One Panicum virgatum strain AP13 chromosome 9K, P.virgatum_v5, whole genome shotgun sequence genomic region harbors:
- the LOC120647350 gene encoding E3 ubiquitin-protein ligase WAV3-like yields MEGSDQSNPCAICLGGMGAGGGQAIFTAECSHTFHFHCISTSVAHGHLVCPLCNSQWRELPFVRPEQPAPAPPMPLHEPIHHVQPPPIRRRPMHGVQPPLQPAEPEVFDDDEQVEVEPPPGADGQRQASAASGGRGSMVVETHTEYSAVARGSSRDNFAVLVHIKAPGMIDGEGSAGDASATRAPLDLVTVLDVSGSMSGEKLALLKQAMGFVIDNLGPHDRLSVVSFSNGAHRVTRLLRMSDAGKGLAMSAVASLAARGGTNIAEGLRKAGKVLDDRRHRNPVSSVILLSDGQDNYTMTRRGQGSIPNYEDLVPPSFMRAGTGDGSAPIHTFGFGNDHDAAAMHVVAEATGGTFSFIENEAVIQDAFAQCIGGLLTVVVQEARVAIACGHPGVRISSIKSGRYESRVGEDGRSASISVGELYADEERRFLLFLVVPAADGDAETTLIKVSCSYRDASGGAGVDVTAEDTVVARPEQVEDAAERSIEVERERVRVEASEDIAAARAAAERGAHQEAVGILENRQRAVEQSAAARGGDPTSAALGAELREMRMRMASRASYNRSGRAYVLAGISFHAHQRANFRPVEHQNAATDGMQMLSAVVGRGAGGASVNSIAGGSRLSSFAAAAEGTASDANEMSSFATPAMRAMLLRSRMAREASAGQQQHHPEEGEGTASSAPMEEVTK; encoded by the exons ATGGAAGGTTCCGACCAG AGCAATCCTTGCGCCATATGCCTCGGCGGCATGGGCGCCGGCGGTGGGCAGGCCATCTTCACGGCCGAGTGCTCCCACACGTTCCACTTCCACTGCATCTCCACCAGCGTCGCGCACGGCCACCTCGTCTGCCCGCTCTGCAACTCGCAGTGGCGCGAGCTCCCGTTCGTCCGGCCGGAacagccggcgccggcgccgccgatgcCACTGCATGAGCCCATCCACCAcgtgcagccgccgccgatcAGGCGTCGCCCGATGCACGGTGTGCAGCCACCGCTCCAGCCTGCGGAGCCAGAAGTGttcgacgacgacgagcaggtggaggtggagccgcCCCCTGGCGCCGACGGCCAGCGACAGGCATCGGCCGCATCCGGTGGACGTGGATCTATGGTCGTCGAGACGCACACCGAGTACTCCGCCGTCGCAAGGGGCTCGTCTCGCGACAATTTTGCCGTCCTCGTGCACATCAAGGCTCCGGGGATGATTGACGGGGAAGGGTCGGCCGGCGACGCGAGCGCGACACGCGCGCCTCTCGACCTCGTGACGGTGCTCGACGTCAGCGGCAGCATGAGCGGGGAAAAGCTTGCGCTCCTGAAGCAGGCCATGGGGTTCGTCATCGACAACCTCGGGCCCCACGACCGCCTCAGCGTCGTGTCCTTCTCCAACGGGGCGCACCGCGTGACCAGGCTCCTGCGGATGTCGGACGCCGGCAAGGGTCTCGCCATGAGCGCCGTGGCGTccctcgccgcgcgcggcggcacgAACATCGCCGAGGGGCTCCGGAAGGCCGGCAAGGTGCTCGACGACCGCCGGCACAGGAACCCCGTCTCCAGCGTCATACTCCTCTCCGACGGCCAGGACAACTACACCATGACGCGACGGGGGCAGGGCAGCATCCCCAACTACGAGGACCTCGTGCCGCCGTCGTTCATGCGTGCTGGCACGGGCGACGGGTCCGCGCCCATCCACACCTTTGGCTTCGGCAACGACCACGACGCGGCGGCGATGCACGTCGTCGCCGAGGCCACCGGCGGGACGTTCTCGTTCATCGAGAACGAGGCCGTCATCCAGGACGCGTTCGCGCAGTGCATCGGCGGGCTGCTCACCGTCGTGGTCCAGGAGGCGCGCGTTGCCATCGCTTGCGGGCACCCTGGAGTGCGCATCAGTTCGATCAAGTCCGGCCGTTACGAGAGCCGCGTCGGCGAGGATGGCCGCTCCGCCTCGATCTCCGTCGGCGAGCTCTACGCGGACGAGGAGAGGCGCTTCTTGCTATTCCTAGTCGTTCCAGCAGCGGACGGCGACGCCGAGACTACTCTAATCAAGGTGAGTTGCAGCTACCGAGACGCGTCTGGTGGCGCCGGCGTCGACGTGACGGCGGAGGACACGGTGGTGGCGAGACCGGAGCAAGTGGAGGACGCGGCGGAACGCTCGATAGAGGTGGAGCGGGAGCGCGTCCGGGTTGAGGCGAGCGAGGAcatcgcggcggcgagggctgcCGCGGAGCGTGGAGCGCACCAGGAAGCGGTGGGGATACTCGAGAACAGGCAGCGAGCGGTAGagcagtcggcggcggcgcggggcggcgacCCCACGAGCGCGGCGCTCGGGGCCGAGCTGCGCGAGATGCGCATGCGCATGGCGAGCCGGGCGAGCTACAACCGGTCGGGGCGCGCGTACGTGCTCGCCGGCATCAGCTTCCACGCGCACCAGCGCGCAAACTTTAGGCCGGTGGAGCATCAGAATGCAGCAACGGACGGCATGCAGATGCTGTCCGCGGTGGTTGGTCGTGGCGCCGGTGGAGCGTCGGTGAACTCGATAGCAGGCGGGTCAAGGCTGTCTTcttttgcggcggcggcggaagggacGGCGAGCGATGCGAATGAGATGTCGTCGTTCGCGACGCCGGCCATGCGCGCCATGCTGCTGCGGTCGCGGATGGCGCGGGAGGCGTCGGccgggcagcagcagcatcatcccgaggaaggagaaggaacaGCAAGCTCTGCACCAATGGAAGAAGTAACCAAGTAG